Proteins found in one Mustela lutreola isolate mMusLut2 chromosome 12, mMusLut2.pri, whole genome shotgun sequence genomic segment:
- the PABIR1 gene encoding PPP2R1A-PPP2R2A-interacting phosphatase regulator 1 — MAQEKMELDLELPPGTGGSPAEGGGSGAGGGLRRSNSAPLIHGLSDTSPVFQAEAPSARRNSTTFQNRHGLLLPASPVRMHSSRLHQIKQEEGMDLINRETVHEREVQNAMQISHSWEESFSLSDNDVEKSASPKRIDFIPVSPAPSPTRGIGKQCFSPSLQSFVSSNGLPPSPIPSPTTRFTTRRSQSPINCIRPSVLGPLKRKCEMETEYQPKRFFQGITNMLSSDVAQLSDPGVCVSSDTLDGNSSSAGSSCNSPAKVSTTTDSPVSPAQAASPFIPVDELSSK, encoded by the coding sequence ATGGCTCAGGAGAAGATGGAGCTAGACCTGGAGTTGCCTCCGGGTACTGGCGGGAGCCCGGCGGAGGGCGGCGGCAGTGGCGCCGGCGGGGGCCTCAGGAGGTCTAACAGCGCCCCCCTGATCCACGGCCTCAGTGACACTTCGCCGGTGTTCCAGGCCGAGGCGCCGAGCGCCAGGCGGAACAGCACAACGTTCCAGAACCGCCACGGCCTGCTCCTGCCGGCCTCCCCCGTCCGCATGCACAGCAGCCGCTTGCACCAGATCAAGCAGGAGGAAGGCATGGACTTGATCAACCGAGAGACCGTCCACGAGCGCGAGGTGCAGAACGCAATGCAGATAAGCCACTCCTGGGAGGAAAGTTTCAGCCTGAGTGACAACGACGTGGAGAAGTCCGCCTCCCCGAAGCGCATCGATTTCATTCCGGTGTCCCCAGCGCCGTCGCCCACCCGGGGGATCGGGAAGCAGTGTTTTTCACCCTCCTTGCAAAGTTTTGTGAGTAGCAACGGATTGCCTCCGAGTCCCATTCCCAGCCCAACGACTCGATTTACTACCCGGAGAAGCCAGAGTCCCATCAATTGCATTAGACCAAGTGTTCTTGGACcattgaaaagaaaatgtgaaatggaAACTGAGTATCAGCCAAAGAGATTTTTCCAGGGCATCACCAacatgctttcttctgatgttgcACAGCTGTCAGATCCTGGCGTGTGTGTATCGTCGGATACCCTCGACGGAAACAGCAGCAGTGCGGGATCGTCGTGTAACTCACCAGCGAAAGTCAGCACTACCACCGACTCTCCTGTGTCGCCTGCCCAAGCGGCCTCTCCATTTATTCCAGTAGATGAACTTTCATCTAAGTGA